DNA sequence from the Plodia interpunctella isolate USDA-ARS_2022_Savannah chromosome 19, ilPloInte3.2, whole genome shotgun sequence genome:
tctgtgcaaggttcacgcattcgcggcGCCATGTCTCTGAGTTCCGCGACAGTATGGAGTTGGCCCCTTgatctccaaaactactgagtctaaaattttatatagaaaaccTATAAGAATTTAcgagaataaaaaatacgaaaattaaGGTATGCAATTCACGAGAGTTTGATTCGATCTTAACCGGTTTTTTtagaaacagaaaatattaggacagaaaatattagtaattttgtcgctcacagaaatatatatacttcgtAAATGCATTTGACAATAAGAACAACTAGAACAAGTCAATGTTTTCCCATAGATGGGCTATGTGAAAACACAACACTTCATATTTGGGCAATGTTATAAAGAAAGACAAGAAGAATGAAACGcactaacattaaaaaaaataaacgtcacTGTCATTGCTATGTCAAACCAATTATCAAACTCGTGCTCGTGTCAATGtcatacaaattttgatttgacgacttgtttgaattgaatgaacaattaaaaataacggCAACGGACGgtggatttatttaattttactttgtttttgtcGTTTATATTTGTGATTAAATCGTACATATTGCGTGTGAatacaaaaagttaatatGACAATGAAGAACGAAGTCCTCGAActtgaaactaaaataataaatcacgaTGCATATGGACAAGCgttagtaaatttaaattatctactattttctctttctatttacaaaattcatGTCCCTATGTATACAATACAAAGTTTACCTTACATTAAGCGAAAATACTGGTTTCGTGTCatgaacatttaaataaaaaataaactactttTTAGATACAAATGGTCTCCCAGAGATTTTGAATTGGGCTCGGCGTTAGGACAAGGAAAATTTGGACATGTTCATGTTGCAAGAGAAAAGAAGACTGGATTTTTGGTAGCAATCAAGACATTATTTAAGTCTCAAATTGTTAAATCAAGATGTGAACGACAGGTGATGAGAGAGATTGAGATACAGTCTCATTTGAAGtgagtacctatattattacaaactataacatcaatttattgttccaaattttttttatttagttttattggaGCATTTTTAATAGGTGTTTCATAAGTAGCTGAacaaaattcatttcaaagaacatttttatttataactgtaaatataataccaggtatttgaaatttgcaattaataaGAGCATAATAGCATATTACAATGTTAGATTTTCTCAACTTTTCCAAATCCAGTTTTGCAGAGCATCATCAGGAGTTTTAGAACccaaaatgttaaatttcaatatgttaTTTGTAGGCATCCAAATATTTTGCGATTGCTGACATGGTTCCACGACGAGAGGCGCATCTACCTGGTGGTAGAGTTTGCAGCAGGTGGGGAGCTCTATAAACACCTCACCAACTCACCTAAAGGCAGGTTTCCAGAGGCGCGTGCAGCTAAATACATATATcaggtaatttaattaaaagtaaactttttaattagacCCCCAGGAATAGTtcagataagaaaaaaataaggagaatcaatcattcattcgATTAAAACACCAGATGAGTGATTGGCTCAAATTCTTGGCCAAAAGTTCTTGACAAGATTAAGACCAGAAGAAATAAGCTGCCTgtctattattcaataaataaacttccATTAGGATAAGTAAAAACATTCCAATACCTTAATAAAATGCCCAATAATGTTCAATACTAATGTTCAATGAGAAATGtacaaaaaacattacatacataaggTGCCTTATTTGTAAAGAAGCCTCTTTCagtcacaaataaaattatatgctgTTGTAAACaatgttcaataaaaaattccaGGTAGCAGATGCAGTGGAGTACTGCCACCAGCACCATGTGATGCATCGGGACATTAAGCCAGAGAACATCCTGGTGGCATTCAGTGGAGATCTCAAACTTGCAGACTTTGGCTGGTCTGTACATGCACCTTCAGAAAGGTATTACAGATTCATCTTTTATTGAATCATGCCATATATCAGCAGTACAGTATAATAtggtaaaaagaaaatcaaatgCCAGATTTCACCTCCAATCTACAACCTCAGTTTTTATCTATAATCAATACTCATGGGAGGATTGTGACCACCAGTAGTTGTGGCTCTCTTGACTAGGGCCTGCCAGGCGATGAGAAGTGTTTTTATCTATAAtgctaccaaatttcatcaaaattggtcaaAGCTCTAGTGTTTGTTTTCCCTCAAGCAACCCACATACTCGTTTGTCCACTAAGCTCGCTTACTGTTTGTTGATTATCATCTTTGTATGACTAAGTTACGTCTTTATTCACGTCACAACTCACCCGCCTCAATAGCCATCAGTGTGCttcaattacatatttttgtcaaagtttcataaaattcCTTATAATTTTCAGACGCAAGACAATGTGCGGCACTCTGGACTACTTGCCGCCGGAGATGATAAAGCGCGAGGTGTACGACGTGTCGGTGGACCAGTGGTGCCTCGGAGTGCTGCTGTACGAGTTCCTCGTAGGGAAGCCTCCGTTCGAGAGTGAGGGACAGGACAAGACTTACAACAGAATCCTCACTCTGGACATGGTCTACCCGGAGTATGTTCCCGAAGGTGCCAAAGATCTCATTTCTAAGGTAAATTTCAAGGTTTTactacatttttacataattaatttttataatggaAAGAATTATAAAATCTGGATCAAAGGATATACACGTGCAGTGCATATCGTTCACTTGCGACGACAATGTGACATCTCAAAAAC
Encoded proteins:
- the aurB gene encoding aurora kinase B, which codes for MTMKNEVLELETKIINHDAYGQAYKWSPRDFELGSALGQGKFGHVHVAREKKTGFLVAIKTLFKSQIVKSRCERQVMREIEIQSHLKHPNILRLLTWFHDERRIYLVVEFAAGGELYKHLTNSPKGRFPEARAAKYIYQVADAVEYCHQHHVMHRDIKPENILVAFSGDLKLADFGWSVHAPSERRKTMCGTLDYLPPEMIKREVYDVSVDQWCLGVLLYEFLVGKPPFESEGQDKTYNRILTLDMVYPEYVPEGAKDLISKLLRPASKERLPLSEVKKHYWVKQLYNNGLANGDS